One genomic region from Listeria monocytogenes encodes:
- a CDS encoding RluA family pseudouridine synthase, protein MTHVTLPILEDWEGLSLTTILQEKFHLGKKARHEIRMSQNVLLNNKPLDDWNTPLFVGASLSLPIFLHDKIPVYEYDLEIIYEDDFLLVVNKPVDMKTHPNDSYETDTCANAVQYYLEKTGQDANALAVHRLDQTTSGLVLFAKNKLAIAGLSWQMENRAIHRTYLAAVDGTWGLVMQTINKPIGEDRHHGSRRQISPYGQPAVTHVKVLENDNEKNTSLVECQIETGRTHQIRVHLSGIGHPIIGDTLYGGSPRANRIMLHAEKLHLNHPFKGKEMNFSAPAGDDWVF, encoded by the coding sequence ATGACACATGTAACATTACCCATTTTAGAAGATTGGGAAGGCCTTTCACTAACTACTATTTTGCAAGAAAAATTTCATCTCGGCAAAAAAGCGCGACATGAAATTCGCATGTCTCAAAATGTTTTACTGAACAATAAGCCCCTGGACGATTGGAATACGCCACTTTTCGTTGGAGCGAGTCTTTCTTTACCAATTTTTTTACATGACAAAATCCCTGTTTATGAGTATGACTTAGAAATTATTTATGAAGATGATTTTTTACTAGTAGTGAATAAACCAGTTGATATGAAAACTCACCCAAATGATAGTTATGAAACAGATACTTGCGCGAATGCCGTGCAATATTACTTAGAAAAAACTGGCCAAGATGCGAATGCCTTAGCAGTTCACCGTCTTGATCAAACTACTTCCGGTTTAGTTCTGTTTGCTAAAAACAAATTAGCTATCGCCGGTTTATCTTGGCAAATGGAAAACAGAGCGATTCACAGGACTTATCTTGCGGCTGTTGATGGCACTTGGGGACTCGTGATGCAGACTATCAACAAACCAATCGGTGAAGATCGTCACCACGGATCGAGACGCCAAATTAGCCCATACGGCCAGCCAGCAGTAACACATGTTAAAGTATTAGAAAATGATAATGAAAAAAACACCTCTCTTGTAGAATGCCAAATCGAAACTGGTCGGACGCACCAAATTCGCGTTCATTTAAGCGGAATTGGCCATCCAATTATTGGCGATACGCTTTATGGTGGTTCTCCTCGTGCTAATCGCATCATGCTACATGCCGAGAAATTACATTTAAATCATCCTTTCAAAGGTAAAGAAATGAATTTTTCTGCTCCAGCTGGAGATGATTGGGTATTTTAA
- a CDS encoding VOC family protein, protein MLHHVEIYVADLEESRLFWSWLLEELSYEFYQSWNEGFSYKYADTYLVFVQTEEPFISEGYHRKRVGLNHLAFHGGTKERVDDFRVKLKAKGIKLLYEERYPFAGGKNHYAVFFEDPNGIKVEICTEVTT, encoded by the coding sequence ATGTTACATCATGTGGAAATTTATGTAGCTGATTTAGAAGAGAGTCGCTTGTTTTGGTCATGGCTGTTAGAAGAACTTTCTTATGAATTCTATCAGTCTTGGAATGAAGGTTTTAGTTATAAATACGCAGATACGTATTTAGTATTTGTACAAACGGAGGAACCATTTATTTCTGAAGGCTACCACCGCAAACGAGTTGGGCTCAATCATTTAGCTTTTCATGGTGGTACAAAAGAACGCGTGGATGATTTTCGAGTTAAATTAAAAGCAAAAGGAATCAAACTTCTATATGAAGAAAGATATCCTTTTGCTGGCGGTAAAAATCATTATGCTGTATTTTTTGAAGATCCTAATGGAATAAAAGTAGAAATTTGTACAGAAGTCACAACATAA
- a CDS encoding DNA alkylation repair protein encodes MTDIQTLFRTNRSLTDAPPMEAYMKNQFTFLGIRAGERKKLVAAYLKENGAPQDLLEFTIALFAEEEREFQYVAIDLLSRYGKKQPSEAIKVYEQLIVTKSWWDTVDGLAGTVVSNHFKLYPELIPTYNEAWINGDNIWLARTAILFQLKYKEKTDVDLLFFNCEKWLASKEFFIQKAIGWALRQYAKVDSGAVRQFVNSHSLAPLSRREALKHIGEA; translated from the coding sequence ATGACAGATATTCAAACGTTATTCCGAACGAATCGTTCTTTAACAGATGCTCCGCCAATGGAAGCATACATGAAGAACCAATTTACTTTTTTAGGGATTAGAGCTGGGGAACGGAAAAAATTAGTAGCTGCATATTTGAAAGAAAATGGGGCGCCGCAAGACTTGCTTGAATTTACGATAGCATTATTTGCGGAAGAAGAACGTGAATTTCAGTATGTGGCGATTGATTTATTAAGCCGTTACGGTAAAAAACAGCCCAGTGAAGCGATAAAAGTATATGAGCAATTAATTGTAACGAAATCTTGGTGGGATACTGTGGACGGCCTAGCAGGAACTGTAGTAAGTAATCATTTTAAACTATATCCTGAGTTGATTCCTACCTATAATGAAGCGTGGATAAACGGAGATAATATTTGGCTCGCTCGAACGGCGATTTTATTTCAATTGAAGTACAAAGAAAAAACCGATGTAGATTTACTTTTTTTCAATTGCGAAAAATGGCTTGCTTCCAAAGAATTCTTTATTCAAAAAGCGATTGGATGGGCGCTAAGACAATATGCGAAAGTGGATAGCGGGGCAGTTCGTCAGTTTGTAAATAGCCACTCGCTTGCGCCGCTAAGTCGAAGAGAAGCGCTAAAACATATCGGGGAGGCGTAA
- a CDS encoding aldo/keto reductase — translation MTKTLQDRMILPGNGTIPYIGLGVFQVTEQEFIAGAVEKAIEVGYRLFDTAAVYNNEAIVGQAIASSAVSREELFISSKVWNGDLGYDETLFAFERTLRNLKLDYLDLYLIHWPVAGKYRDSWRAMERLHDENLIKSIGVANFKQHHLSDLLVAANEKPVLNQVETHPLLPQNDLRKYLAEQNIAHAAWSPLAKGILMQNPVITEIAKKHQASVDQVILQWHLNRNTIIFPKSITSSRIEENSRLSYFQLDASDMEKIDRLETGKRVGPDPDDLEYFLSSIERERAYLASENEE, via the coding sequence TTGACAAAAACATTACAAGACAGAATGATACTACCGGGGAATGGGACAATTCCTTATATTGGACTTGGTGTATTTCAAGTAACAGAACAAGAATTTATCGCTGGTGCTGTAGAGAAGGCAATTGAAGTAGGTTATCGTTTGTTTGATACAGCAGCAGTTTATAATAATGAAGCAATTGTTGGTCAGGCGATTGCAAGTAGTGCGGTCTCGCGCGAAGAATTATTTATTAGTTCAAAAGTGTGGAACGGGGACCTTGGTTACGATGAAACGTTATTTGCGTTTGAGCGGACACTTCGGAATTTGAAGTTGGATTATTTGGATTTGTATTTAATTCATTGGCCCGTTGCCGGGAAATATCGCGATTCATGGCGAGCGATGGAGCGGCTTCATGACGAAAATTTGATTAAATCAATTGGAGTTGCGAATTTCAAGCAACATCATTTAAGTGATTTATTGGTTGCTGCAAATGAAAAACCGGTTTTAAATCAAGTGGAAACGCATCCACTGTTACCGCAAAATGATCTTCGTAAGTATTTGGCGGAACAGAATATTGCGCATGCTGCATGGTCGCCGCTTGCAAAAGGGATCTTAATGCAAAATCCAGTTATTACAGAAATTGCGAAAAAACATCAAGCATCTGTAGATCAAGTGATTTTACAATGGCACTTGAACCGCAATACGATTATTTTTCCGAAGTCAATTACTTCTAGTCGGATTGAGGAGAATTCACGTTTGTCTTATTTCCAACTAGATGCCAGTGATATGGAAAAAATTGATCGCTTAGAAACGGGGAAGCGTGTTGGGCCAGACCCAGATGATTTAGAATACTTTTTAAGTAGTATTGAGAGAGAACGCGCTTATTTAGCAAGTGAGAACGAGGAATGA